From the genome of Winogradskyella forsetii, one region includes:
- a CDS encoding MerR family transcriptional regulator codes for MNNIKNQFSIKDLENLTGIKAHTIRIWEKRYNLLEPKRTETNIRYYDLKSFQKLLNVSYLNNNGYKISKIAKMKEAEIPQLVREIAAETNLESHAINAFKLSMLNFDQALFYKTYSSLLKEKEFKAIFYDIFIPLLTEIGLLWQTDTITPAHEHFITTLIRQKILINTEIIQSKQTNKSTKTFVLYLPDNEIHELGLMFINHQLVSKGYHSIFLGQSVPIESLVELQNYYDEIIYLSYFTVRPLKEDVLNYFNDFSNLVIKKPNTKFWVLGQILNDVDINQLPQNIKTFNSIQSLMEAL; via the coding sequence ATGAACAATATTAAGAATCAATTCAGTATTAAAGATCTTGAAAATCTTACAGGAATTAAAGCACACACTATAAGAATTTGGGAAAAACGATACAATCTACTAGAACCAAAACGTACGGAAACTAATATTAGATACTATGATTTAAAGAGTTTCCAAAAGCTTCTCAATGTTAGTTACCTTAATAACAACGGCTATAAAATTTCAAAGATTGCTAAAATGAAGGAAGCTGAAATCCCTCAATTAGTTAGAGAAATTGCGGCTGAAACCAATTTAGAAAGTCACGCTATCAATGCTTTTAAATTATCCATGTTAAACTTTGATCAAGCGCTGTTCTATAAAACCTACAGTTCCCTTCTCAAAGAAAAAGAGTTTAAAGCAATTTTCTATGACATATTTATTCCTTTGTTAACTGAAATTGGCCTGCTATGGCAAACAGACACTATAACTCCTGCGCACGAGCATTTTATTACAACACTTATTCGTCAGAAAATATTAATAAATACTGAAATAATTCAATCCAAACAAACTAACAAATCAACAAAAACCTTTGTGTTGTATTTACCGGATAACGAAATACACGAACTGGGTTTAATGTTCATTAACCATCAACTGGTCAGTAAAGGTTACCATTCCATTTTTTTAGGACAAAGTGTTCCTATTGAGAGTTTGGTGGAACTTCAAAATTACTATGATGAAATTATTTACCTTTCTTATTTTACCGTAAGACCACTCAAAGAAGATGTTTTAAACTATTTCAATGATTTTAGTAACTTGGTGATTAAAAAACCAAACACAAAATTTTGGGTTCTCGGACAAATACTCAACGACGTAGATATTAACCAATTACCTCAAAACATCAAAACCTTTAATTCCATTCAAAGCCTAATGGAAGCACTTTAA
- a CDS encoding shikimate kinase: MIIVLIGYMGSGKSTIGKELATVLNYDFLDLDDYISNKENASIPEIFKKKGEIYFRKKETEYLSEVISTLENVVLALGGGTPCYGNNMELLKVISNLKSFYLKLSIPLLAKRLFLERSKRPLISHINSETELLEFIGKHLFERSPYYSQSEFTINTDHKTKQEILEALLAHLI; this comes from the coding sequence ATGATTATAGTTTTAATAGGATATATGGGATCTGGAAAATCAACCATTGGTAAGGAATTGGCTACAGTTCTTAACTATGATTTTTTAGATTTAGACGATTATATTTCCAATAAGGAAAATGCTTCCATTCCTGAAATTTTTAAAAAGAAAGGGGAAATCTATTTCAGAAAAAAAGAAACCGAATATCTATCTGAAGTTATTAGTACTTTAGAAAATGTGGTATTGGCCTTAGGTGGAGGGACACCTTGTTACGGAAACAATATGGAGTTATTAAAGGTTATTTCTAATTTGAAATCATTTTACCTCAAACTTTCCATTCCACTTTTGGCCAAACGGTTATTTCTAGAACGTTCAAAAAGGCCTTTAATAAGTCATATTAATTCTGAAACTGAATTATTGGAATTTATTGGTAAGCATCTCTTTGAAAGGTCACCATATTATAGTCAATCGGAATTTACAATAAATACAGATCACAAAACAAAACAAGAAATTTTAGAAGCACTTTTGGCGCATTTAATCTAA
- a CDS encoding phosphoribosyltransferase family protein — MALTKNTILSHKEIEHKIKRIAYQIYESNVDETELIIAGIENNGYLLAKKIKSNLDKISSIESTLCKVTINKSEPTTPIKTSIGKEDYTNKSIVLIDDVLNSGSTLIYGIKHFLDVPLKQFKTAVLVNRNHKKYPVKADFKGISLSTSLFEHVHVNLSKQPYEAYLD, encoded by the coding sequence ATGGCATTAACAAAGAACACCATATTAAGTCATAAAGAAATTGAGCATAAAATAAAACGTATCGCTTATCAAATTTATGAGAGTAATGTTGATGAAACAGAACTTATAATTGCAGGTATTGAGAACAATGGCTATTTATTAGCGAAAAAAATAAAGTCGAATTTAGATAAAATCTCCAGTATAGAATCTACTTTGTGTAAAGTAACCATAAACAAATCTGAACCAACAACACCTATAAAAACGTCAATTGGTAAAGAAGATTACACTAATAAATCTATTGTATTGATTGACGATGTTCTAAATTCTGGCAGTACCTTAATTTATGGAATTAAGCATTTTCTTGATGTCCCACTTAAACAATTTAAAACGGCAGTTTTAGTCAATCGAAATCATAAAAAATATCCTGTAAAAGCAGATTTTAAAGGCATTTCACTTTCTACATCATTGTTTGAGCATGTGCACGTTAATTTATCCAAGCAACCTTATGAAGCTTATTTAGATTAA
- a CDS encoding methyltransferase, with amino-acid sequence MNEINKIYWENRYAKDQTGWNIGYVSTPLKNYIDQLEDKSLKILIPGAGNSYEAEYLWNNGFKHVYVLDVAQQPLDNLKSRIPDFPEKQLLNVDFFELRDTYDLIIEQTFFCALNPSLREKYVEQMHQLLKPKGKLVGLFFNFELTEDGPPFGGNRAEYQSRFESKFHIKVLEPSINSIKQRQGKELFFIFENA; translated from the coding sequence ATGAATGAAATCAACAAGATCTATTGGGAAAATCGATACGCTAAAGACCAAACCGGTTGGAATATTGGTTACGTATCTACACCTCTTAAAAACTATATCGACCAATTAGAAGATAAGTCGTTAAAAATATTAATTCCTGGTGCAGGCAACAGTTATGAAGCCGAATACTTATGGAACAATGGATTTAAGCATGTTTACGTATTGGATGTTGCACAACAACCTTTGGATAATTTAAAATCGCGCATACCAGATTTTCCTGAAAAACAACTTTTAAATGTTGATTTTTTTGAACTTAGGGATACTTATGACCTCATTATTGAACAAACCTTCTTCTGTGCGCTAAACCCAAGTTTGCGTGAAAAATATGTAGAACAAATGCACCAATTGTTAAAACCTAAAGGGAAGCTTGTTGGCTTGTTCTTCAATTTTGAATTAACTGAAGATGGACCACCATTTGGAGGAAACCGTGCTGAATATCAATCACGTTTTGAATCTAAGTTCCACATAAAAGTTTTAGAACCTTCAATAAATTCCATAAAACAAAGACAAGGTAAAGAACTGTTTTTTATCTTTGAAAACGCATGA
- a CDS encoding RNA-binding S4 domain-containing protein: protein MRIDKYLWCVRYYKTRSIATKACKKGQVKVNGAAVKPSREVFPTDKIELRKDQIIYQLTVNDLPPNRVGAKLVDIYRVDTTPKSAFEAKELLKYSKDYYRKKGTGRPTKKDRRDIDDFYDDEE from the coding sequence ATGCGAATTGATAAATATTTATGGTGTGTGCGATATTACAAAACACGCAGTATTGCCACAAAAGCCTGTAAAAAAGGACAAGTAAAAGTTAATGGTGCTGCTGTAAAACCCTCAAGGGAAGTTTTTCCTACCGATAAAATTGAACTAAGAAAGGACCAAATCATCTACCAGCTGACCGTAAATGATTTACCTCCAAATCGTGTAGGTGCTAAATTGGTAGATATTTATAGAGTTGACACCACACCTAAATCGGCTTTTGAAGCTAAGGAACTTTTAAAATATAGTAAGGACTACTACAGAAAAAAAGGCACTGGAAGACCAACCAAAAAAGACCGACGTGATATTGATGATTTTTATGATGATGAAGAGTAA
- a CDS encoding FKBP-type peptidyl-prolyl cis-trans isomerase, with translation MKIKTLTFSLVLLAITAVFISCNNDDDGGGGTPFVEADRTEQQAEDNAEIQAYLSSHYYNSSFFETGTDHKYTDIIITELEEGESVPDGHTILSEAVQTRNVTYLETYYEYYVLTLNQGQGDSPRFTDFVRVRYEGSSISAEVGGVEEVFDSAITPADFYLQTDFNNINAVIKAWQLVMPSFNAGTFNGIDPDTGSISYSNPGLGVMFIPSGLAYFSGSATGSSYDNLIFKFELLQFETMDHDNDGIPSYVEDLNNNLDLLDDDTDEDGIPNFIDNNDDGDLVLTIDELIPNTYIIDTNNGEVEPTLSTDEYERSRYITEGIITLKTVTIADSNNDGPDYLDETIETNYNLPSN, from the coding sequence ATGAAAATTAAAACGTTAACGTTTAGTCTTGTTTTGCTGGCTATTACAGCAGTATTTATTTCGTGTAATAATGATGATGACGGAGGTGGAGGGACACCATTTGTTGAAGCGGATAGAACAGAACAGCAAGCAGAGGATAATGCTGAAATTCAAGCATATTTGAGTTCACATTACTACAATTCAAGTTTTTTTGAGACAGGAACGGATCATAAATACACGGATATCATCATAACGGAATTAGAAGAAGGGGAAAGCGTACCAGATGGCCATACCATATTAAGCGAGGCAGTACAAACACGTAACGTTACTTACTTGGAAACTTACTATGAGTATTATGTGTTGACTCTGAATCAAGGTCAAGGTGATTCGCCAAGGTTTACGGATTTTGTCCGAGTTAGGTATGAAGGAAGTTCAATAAGTGCAGAAGTAGGAGGTGTGGAAGAGGTATTTGATTCTGCCATTACACCAGCGGATTTCTATTTGCAAACTGATTTTAATAACATAAATGCAGTTATAAAAGCATGGCAATTGGTTATGCCATCATTTAATGCAGGAACATTTAATGGCATAGATCCAGATACTGGAAGCATAAGTTATTCGAATCCTGGTTTAGGAGTCATGTTTATACCATCTGGTTTGGCGTATTTTTCTGGGTCAGCAACTGGATCGTCTTATGATAACCTTATTTTTAAGTTTGAATTATTACAGTTTGAAACCATGGATCACGATAATGACGGAATTCCGTCTTATGTTGAAGATTTAAATAATAACTTAGATCTTCTTGATGATGATACTGACGAAGATGGCATACCTAATTTTATAGACAATAATGATGATGGAGATCTTGTATTGACCATAGATGAATTGATTCCAAACACCTATATAATTGATACTAACAATGGTGAAGTGGAACCGACACTCTCTACCGATGAATATGAAAGAAGTAGATATATAACAGAAGGAATAATTACACTTAAAACAGTAACCATTGCAGATTCTAACAATGATGGGCCTGATTATTTAGATGAAACCATTGAAACCAATTATAATTTACCAAGCAATTAA
- a CDS encoding porin family protein → MKHLKKSVALTVILAFIGFNSTAQTESLFGLKGGLNYSANGDYIESTNANAKNPDRNIGYHVGVFGKIGNKLYLRPELIYTATKSDYNSNEFSVKKIDAPVLVGLRVIGPLSVFAGPSFQYILDTEFDGINIDNVKDDFSVGLNFGVGVNFRKIGIDLRYERGFSDNEATFVNTNLVTVSESRIDTRPDQLILSLSIGL, encoded by the coding sequence ATGAAACATTTGAAAAAATCAGTTGCCCTAACTGTAATCTTAGCTTTTATTGGTTTTAACAGCACTGCACAAACCGAAAGTTTATTTGGATTGAAAGGCGGTTTAAATTACAGTGCAAATGGAGACTATATTGAGTCAACCAATGCTAACGCGAAAAATCCCGATCGCAATATTGGCTATCATGTTGGTGTATTTGGAAAAATAGGAAACAAACTTTACTTAAGACCTGAACTTATATATACAGCCACAAAAAGTGACTATAACAGCAATGAATTTTCGGTTAAGAAAATCGATGCTCCAGTATTAGTTGGTTTAAGGGTCATTGGACCTTTGAGTGTTTTTGCAGGACCTTCGTTTCAGTATATACTAGACACAGAATTTGACGGTATCAATATTGATAATGTTAAGGACGATTTTTCTGTAGGACTAAATTTTGGAGTCGGAGTTAATTTCAGAAAAATCGGAATCGACCTGAGGTATGAACGCGGTTTTAGTGACAATGAAGCCACTTTTGTCAATACTAATTTGGTAACCGTTAGTGAGAGTAGAATAGATACGAGACCAGATCAATTGATACTAAGTTTGTCGATAGGATTGTAA
- a CDS encoding transketolase family protein, producing MKTYTYTEKKDTRSGFGAGLAELGRTNPNVVALCADLIGSLKMKEFIDENPERFFQVGIAEANMMGIAAGLTIGGKIPFTGTFANFSTGRVYDQIRQSIAYSGKNVKICASHAGLTLGEDGATHQILEDIGLMKMLPGMVVINPCDYNQTKAATIAIAEHDGPVYLRFGRPSVPIFTPSDQKFEIGKALKFTEGTDVTIIATGHLVWEALEASKALNEAGISAEVINIHTIKPLDDNAILESVAKTGCVVTAEEHNYLGGLGESIARVLAKHQPTPQEFVATNDTFGESGTPAQLMDKYGLNSEAIIKAVKKVLKRK from the coding sequence ATGAAAACATACACATATACAGAAAAGAAAGATACTAGAAGTGGCTTTGGTGCAGGTTTAGCAGAATTAGGCCGCACAAACCCTAATGTGGTTGCCTTATGCGCAGACTTAATTGGGTCTTTAAAAATGAAAGAATTCATAGACGAAAATCCCGAGCGTTTTTTCCAAGTCGGTATCGCAGAGGCCAACATGATGGGCATTGCGGCTGGTTTAACTATTGGCGGAAAAATCCCGTTTACAGGAACCTTTGCTAATTTCTCTACAGGAAGGGTTTATGATCAAATTCGTCAATCTATTGCCTACTCTGGTAAGAATGTAAAAATATGTGCGTCGCACGCTGGTTTGACTTTAGGTGAGGATGGCGCGACACATCAAATTTTAGAAGATATCGGATTAATGAAAATGTTGCCAGGCATGGTGGTTATAAATCCTTGTGATTATAACCAGACCAAAGCAGCAACGATAGCTATTGCAGAACACGACGGCCCCGTTTATTTAAGATTTGGTCGTCCTTCTGTTCCAATTTTTACACCTTCAGATCAAAAATTTGAAATAGGAAAAGCCCTTAAATTTACGGAGGGTACTGACGTTACTATTATAGCAACAGGTCATTTAGTGTGGGAAGCTTTAGAAGCTTCAAAAGCCTTAAATGAAGCTGGTATTTCTGCTGAAGTGATAAACATTCATACCATAAAACCTTTAGATGATAACGCTATTTTAGAATCCGTTGCCAAAACAGGCTGTGTTGTTACAGCCGAGGAACACAATTATTTAGGAGGACTTGGAGAAAGTATAGCTAGGGTTTTAGCGAAACACCAACCAACTCCTCAAGAATTTGTGGCTACCAATGACACTTTTGGTGAATCAGGAACTCCAGCACAGCTGATGGATAAGTATGGCTTAAATAGTGAAGCGATTATTAAAGCTGTTAAAAAAGTACTGAAAAGAAAATAA
- a CDS encoding transketolase: MPNIKELEDLTTQVRRDILRMVHKVNSGHPGGSLGCTEFFVSLYQELMERKDSFDMNGIGEDLFFLSNGHISPVFYSVLARSGYFPVEELNTFRLIDSRLQGHPTTHEGLPGIRIASGSLGQGMSVAIGAAQAKKLNNDDHLIYSLHGDGELQEGQNWEAIMYASAKKVDNLISTVDLNQQQIDGSTDDVLPMGSLRAKFEAFGWTVLDIEKGNDIEAILKGMKEAKSLTGKGKPVCVLLHSIMGNGVDFMMHTHAWHGKAPNDEQLAIGLDQNAETLGDY, translated from the coding sequence ATGCCAAACATTAAAGAATTAGAAGATTTAACAACTCAAGTTCGTAGAGATATATTGCGAATGGTACACAAGGTCAACTCTGGTCATCCTGGAGGTTCATTAGGTTGTACAGAATTTTTTGTATCACTTTACCAAGAGCTCATGGAGCGCAAGGACAGTTTTGATATGAACGGCATAGGAGAAGATTTATTCTTTTTGTCAAACGGACATATTTCACCCGTATTTTATAGTGTGTTGGCACGATCTGGATATTTTCCTGTGGAAGAACTCAACACGTTTAGGTTAATTGATTCACGATTACAAGGTCATCCAACAACACATGAAGGTCTACCAGGTATAAGAATTGCTTCTGGTTCCTTAGGACAGGGAATGTCTGTTGCCATTGGCGCTGCCCAAGCTAAGAAATTGAATAATGATGACCATTTAATCTATAGTCTTCATGGCGATGGCGAATTACAAGAAGGACAGAATTGGGAAGCCATTATGTATGCTTCGGCTAAAAAAGTTGATAATTTGATTTCCACCGTAGATTTAAACCAACAACAGATTGATGGTTCTACAGACGATGTTCTACCAATGGGAAGTCTAAGGGCGAAATTTGAAGCTTTTGGTTGGACCGTTTTAGACATTGAAAAAGGTAATGATATAGAGGCAATTCTTAAAGGAATGAAAGAAGCAAAGTCGCTGACCGGAAAAGGAAAGCCTGTTTGTGTTTTGCTACATTCCATAATGGGTAATGGTGTGGATTTTATGATGCACACACATGCTTGGCATGGAAAAGCGCCAAATGACGAGCAATTAGCTATTGGATTAGATCAAAATGCTGAAACTTTAGGAGACTATTAA
- the tgt gene encoding tRNA guanosine(34) transglycosylase Tgt, translating to MIFNRVANDKETKARAGTITTDHGSIETPIFMPVGTVASVKGVHQRELKNDINPDIILGNTYHLYLRPQTPILEQAGGLHKFMNWDRNILTDSGGYQVYSMSSNRKIKEEGVKFKSHIDGSYHVFTPENVMEVQRSIGADIIMAFDECTPYPCDYNYAKRSMHMTHRWLERCLTHLKKTPFKYDYEQTFFPIVQGSCYKDLREQSAEYIANAGAEGNAIGGLSVGEPAEEMYAMTDVVCNILPEDKPRYLMGVGTPINILENIALGVDMFDCVMPTRNARNGMLFTAHGSINIKNLKWANDFSPVDEMGITFVDTEYSKAYLRHLFTVNELLGKQIATIHNLGFYLWLTREARKHIIAGDFRAWKEKMVKQMDNRL from the coding sequence ATGATATTTAATAGAGTAGCAAACGATAAAGAAACCAAAGCAAGAGCAGGAACTATTACCACAGATCATGGAAGTATAGAAACGCCGATTTTTATGCCAGTTGGTACTGTGGCTTCTGTAAAAGGTGTGCATCAGCGGGAATTGAAAAATGATATTAATCCAGATATTATACTTGGAAATACATATCATTTATATTTAAGACCACAAACTCCAATTTTAGAACAAGCAGGTGGTTTGCACAAATTCATGAACTGGGACAGGAATATTCTAACCGATTCTGGTGGCTACCAAGTGTATTCGATGTCTTCCAACCGAAAAATTAAGGAAGAAGGTGTTAAGTTTAAATCACATATCGATGGAAGCTATCATGTGTTTACGCCCGAAAATGTCATGGAAGTTCAACGCAGTATAGGTGCAGATATTATCATGGCTTTCGATGAGTGTACACCGTATCCATGCGATTATAATTATGCCAAACGTTCAATGCACATGACGCATCGTTGGTTAGAGCGTTGTTTAACTCATCTAAAAAAGACACCTTTTAAGTACGACTATGAACAAACATTTTTTCCCATTGTTCAAGGTAGTTGCTATAAGGATTTAAGGGAACAATCTGCAGAATATATCGCAAATGCAGGCGCAGAAGGGAATGCCATTGGAGGTCTTTCCGTTGGTGAACCAGCAGAGGAAATGTATGCCATGACAGATGTGGTTTGCAATATTCTGCCAGAAGACAAACCGCGCTATTTGATGGGTGTCGGAACACCAATCAATATATTAGAAAATATTGCGTTAGGTGTAGATATGTTCGATTGTGTGATGCCTACTCGGAATGCGAGAAATGGTATGTTGTTTACCGCTCATGGCTCAATTAATATTAAGAATCTAAAATGGGCCAATGATTTTTCGCCTGTGGATGAAATGGGCATAACCTTTGTAGATACCGAGTATAGTAAAGCCTATTTAAGACATTTATTTACAGTCAATGAATTATTGGGAAAGCAGATCGCAACCATTCATAACCTTGGTTTTTACCTATGGCTGACAAGAGAAGCCAGAAAACATATTATTGCTGGTGATTTTAGAGCTTGGAAAGAAAAAATGGTAAAGCAAATGGATAACCGATTGTAG
- a CDS encoding LptF/LptG family permease, producing MKILDWYILKRYLFTFLMMLLLFVPIGITVDLAEKVGRMIENDASLGEVGFYYMNFTVYFANLLFPLFLFLSVIWFTSKLANNTEIVAFLSSGTSFSRFLRPYMIGATIVAGFAMFLGMYLAPIASQGFNEFKFKYLKKNKDIQQTRDVYQQINDNDYIYVSNFIPRNKTGHKFTYEHFEGNELKYKIFADNIRYVEEDSMYSLTTYLKRSFENGVETVEKENRKLLDLPFEIEDLTPVQYAAETKSYGELLKFIAAEKRRGSPNIGRYQVVKLKKWSLPVSIFILTIIAVAVSSVKRRGGMGVNLALGISIAMIYVFFDKVFGVMAEQSDFPAVVAVWFPNVIFGILAVYLLQNAKR from the coding sequence TTGAAAATCCTAGATTGGTACATATTAAAACGGTATTTATTTACCTTTCTGATGATGCTACTATTGTTTGTTCCCATTGGAATAACTGTAGATTTAGCAGAGAAGGTAGGTAGAATGATTGAAAATGATGCTTCACTTGGTGAAGTGGGCTTTTACTATATGAATTTTACGGTTTATTTTGCCAACCTCTTATTTCCTTTATTTTTGTTTTTATCTGTGATTTGGTTCACATCCAAATTGGCGAATAACACAGAGATAGTAGCATTTTTAAGTTCTGGAACGTCATTTTCAAGATTTTTAAGACCTTATATGATAGGTGCCACTATTGTTGCAGGTTTTGCCATGTTTTTAGGAATGTACTTAGCGCCGATTGCTAGCCAAGGGTTTAATGAATTCAAGTTTAAATATTTAAAGAAGAATAAAGATATCCAGCAAACACGCGATGTGTATCAACAAATAAATGATAACGATTACATCTATGTTAGTAATTTCATTCCAAGAAACAAAACGGGTCATAAATTTACGTACGAACATTTTGAAGGCAACGAACTCAAGTACAAAATTTTTGCTGACAATATTCGGTACGTAGAGGAAGATAGTATGTACAGTCTCACAACTTATCTTAAACGCTCTTTTGAAAATGGTGTAGAAACGGTGGAAAAAGAAAATCGAAAATTATTGGATTTACCTTTCGAAATCGAAGATTTGACGCCTGTACAGTATGCTGCTGAGACAAAATCTTATGGTGAGCTATTGAAATTTATAGCAGCCGAAAAAAGAAGAGGTTCTCCTAATATTGGACGATATCAAGTGGTGAAATTAAAAAAATGGAGTTTACCGGTTTCCATATTTATTTTAACAATTATTGCCGTTGCCGTATCTTCAGTTAAAAGAAGAGGAGGCATGGGCGTGAATCTTGCTTTAGGTATTTCTATTGCTATGATTTACGTTTTCTTTGATAAGGTCTTTGGGGTAATGGCAGAACAGTCCGATTTTCCTGCCGTTGTTGCGGTATGGTTTCCTAATGTAATATTTGGTATTTTAGCAGTATATCTGCTACAAAATGCCAAACGCTAA
- a CDS encoding DMT family transporter, with translation MPNAKLKHYIHLHFLVVIAGFTAILGELITIGALELVWYRMAMAGILMFIYIKIIRLNIKISRRTFWQFSAAGVIIALHWITFFEAINQANVSIALAMFSSGAFFASFIEPFIFKRRILGYEIIFGIIVVLGVVLITSSEISYINGIVLGLLSALFSTLFAVINGRFIEKHNATVISFYEFVSGVLFLTVFILASGKTFNAEFFALSNSDWMYLFILASICTAYAFIGSVDVMRYISPFTVILSYNLEPLYGIAIALMLFPETEKMSPQFYLGAILVLVTVLMDAIFKNYKRRKSKTRQITN, from the coding sequence ATGCCAAACGCTAAACTAAAGCATTATATACATTTACATTTTCTGGTAGTCATAGCCGGATTCACTGCTATTCTAGGTGAGTTAATTACTATAGGAGCTTTGGAATTGGTTTGGTACCGAATGGCCATGGCCGGTATTTTAATGTTCATTTACATCAAAATTATTCGGCTAAATATTAAAATTTCGAGACGAACCTTTTGGCAGTTTTCTGCGGCAGGAGTGATTATTGCCTTACATTGGATCACTTTTTTTGAAGCCATCAACCAAGCCAATGTTTCTATTGCTTTAGCCATGTTTTCTTCAGGTGCATTTTTTGCTTCTTTCATTGAACCTTTCATTTTTAAACGTCGTATTCTAGGTTACGAAATTATCTTTGGTATCATAGTGGTGTTGGGAGTGGTTTTAATCACAAGTAGTGAAATAAGTTACATTAATGGTATTGTTTTAGGCTTATTATCAGCATTATTTTCAACGCTGTTTGCCGTTATCAATGGTCGTTTTATAGAAAAACATAATGCGACGGTAATTTCATTTTACGAATTTGTTAGTGGCGTATTGTTTTTAACTGTATTTATTCTAGCGTCAGGTAAAACATTTAATGCAGAATTCTTTGCACTTTCCAATTCAGATTGGATGTATTTATTCATATTAGCATCTATTTGCACAGCCTATGCTTTTATCGGTTCCGTAGATGTGATGCGTTATATAAGTCCGTTTACCGTTATTTTAAGTTATAATCTAGAACCACTTTATGGCATCGCAATCGCTCTAATGCTTTTTCCAGAAACCGAAAAAATGTCACCACAATTTTATTTAGGTGCTATTTTAGTTTTGGTTACGGTATTGATGGACGCCATTTTTAAAAACTATAAAAGGAGAAAAAGTAAAACACGCCAAATTACCAATTAA
- a CDS encoding acetyl-CoA carboxylase carboxyltransferase subunit alpha: protein MEYLEFELPIKELEDQLDKCQIIGKESEVDVTETCKQIEKKLAATKKDIYKNLTAWQRVQLSRHPNRPYTLDHIKALCGDTFLELHGDRNVKDDKAMIGGLGKIGDQSYMFIGQQKGYNTKTRQYRNFGMSNPEGYRKALRLMKSAEKFGIPVVTLIDTPGAYPGLEAEERGQGEAIARNILEMARLKVPIITIIIGEGASGGALGIGVGDRVMMLENTWYSVISPESCSSILWRSWEYKEQAAEALKLTAKDMKRMKLVDSIIKEPLGGAHTDRDKTFSAVSDAIVKAFEELKNLSPKDLVKQRMEKYDNMGVYKD from the coding sequence ATGGAATACTTAGAGTTTGAATTACCCATAAAAGAGCTGGAAGATCAGCTCGATAAATGTCAGATTATAGGAAAAGAAAGTGAGGTAGATGTTACTGAAACCTGTAAACAGATTGAGAAAAAATTAGCAGCAACTAAAAAGGATATCTATAAGAATCTTACGGCTTGGCAACGTGTTCAATTATCGCGTCATCCAAATAGACCATATACTTTAGATCATATCAAAGCACTTTGTGGCGATACGTTTTTGGAATTGCATGGTGATCGAAATGTAAAGGATGACAAAGCCATGATAGGTGGTTTAGGAAAAATTGGAGACCAATCGTATATGTTTATTGGTCAGCAAAAAGGCTATAATACCAAAACAAGACAGTATCGTAATTTCGGAATGTCCAATCCTGAAGGGTATCGAAAAGCCTTACGATTAATGAAATCTGCAGAGAAATTTGGAATTCCTGTCGTGACTTTAATTGATACGCCTGGTGCCTATCCTGGTTTAGAAGCTGAGGAACGTGGCCAAGGCGAGGCCATCGCCAGAAATATTTTGGAAATGGCGCGTCTAAAAGTACCAATCATTACTATTATTATTGGAGAAGGCGCTTCAGGTGGAGCGTTGGGTATTGGCGTTGGTGACCGCGTTATGATGTTAGAGAATACATGGTATTCCGTTATTTCTCCTGAATCCTGTTCTTCTATTTTATGGCGAAGCTGGGAATATAAGGAACAAGCTGCTGAAGCCCTGAAACTAACAGCAAAGGACATGAAGCGGATGAAGCTCGTCGATTCAATTATCAAAGAACCACTTGGTGGCGCACATACAGATAGGGATAAAACGTTTTCAGCTGTGAGTGATGCCATTGTCAAGGCTTTTGAAGAGCTTAAAAACTTATCACCAAAAGATTTAGTGAAACAGCGTATGGAAAAATACGATAATATGGGAGTCTATAAAGACTAA